A window from Salvia miltiorrhiza cultivar Shanhuang (shh) chromosome 2, IMPLAD_Smil_shh, whole genome shotgun sequence encodes these proteins:
- the LOC131008025 gene encoding uncharacterized protein LOC131008025 produces the protein MILELGKAFNAQAREILDGEIARMFYLAGLPFNLAKNPHFIKSYSLAANSNVAGYNPPSYNALRTKLLKNERSHLQTLLEATKSTWKSKGVTIDVITEVGVPNVVQVITDNAPVCKAAGMLVEQAYPSVFWTPCVVHTLNLALKNICAAKNTESNEITYAECRWISEIAASAIMIRNFIMNLSMRLAMFTEFSKLKLLVVAETRFASMIIMLKRFRDVKCQLQSMVISEQWSMYREDNIEKARIVKEKLLDDGWWDSVGYILRFTKPIYSMLRICDTDKPCMHLVYGMWDTMIVKVKRVIFEHEMKSDLEESSFWNVVCNVLEDRWSKSNTQLHCLAHSLTPSNLRLLSRRTPQYMKGESQMWDVAGDAFDAMDDIGILGIANLSLDEPELESILFCDDGEGKGPSNSFYFVFVVSLDVAVDEEDEDVKDEL, from the exons ATGATTTTAGAG CTAGGAAAAGCTTTCAATGCACAAGCTCGTGAGATATTAGATGGTGAGATTGCAAGGATGTTCTACTTAGCTGGGCTTCCTTTTAACCTCGCTAAAAATCCACACTTTATTAAGTCTTACAGTTTGGCTGCCAATAGTAATGTTGCAGGTTATAACCCTCCAAGTTACAATGCACTAAGAACCAAATTATTGAAAAATGAGAGGTCACATCTTCAAACTTTGCTTGAAGCTACTAAAAGCACATGGAAGTCGAAGGGAGTAACCATA GATGTCATAACAGAGGTTGGTGTACCTAATGTTGTCCAAGTTATAACAGATAACGCCCCCGTTTGTAAAGCTGCTGGAATGTTAGTTGAACAAGCATATCCTAGTGTATTTTGGACTCCTTGTGTTGTGCATACACTTAATCTTGCTTTAAAGAATATTTGTGCTGCAAAAAATACCGAGTCAAATGAAATCACATATGCGGAATGTCGTTGGATAAGTGAGATTGCTGCTAGTGCTATTATGATTAGGAACTTCATAATGAATCTTTCCATGAGACTTGCCATGTTCACTGAGTTTTCTAAACTTAAATTGCTTGTGGTTGCTGAAACTCGATTTGCCTCGATGATTATTATGTTGAAAAGGTTTAGAGACGTGAAATGTCAATTGCAATCGATGGTGATAAGTGAACAATGGTCTATGTATCGTGAGGATAACATTGAGAAAGCTAGAATTGTGAAAGAAAAATTGTTAGATGATGGCTGGTGGGATTCAGTAGGTTATATTCTTCGTTTTACTAAGCCGATTTATTCGATGTTGAGAATTTGTGATACGGATAAACCTTGTATGCACTTGGTTTATGGGATGTGGGATACCATGATAGTTAAAGTGAAACGAGTTATCTTTGAGCATGAGATGAAGAGTGACTTAGAGGAATCCAGCTTTTGGAATGTTGTATGCAACGTGTTAGAGGATAGGTGGAGTAAAAGCAACACTCAATTACATTGCTTGGCTCATTCCTTGACTCCAAG CAATCTCCGTTTGCTATCAAGAAGAACTCCACAATATATGAAAGGTGAATCTCAGATGTGGGATGTGGCAGGGGATGCATTTGATGCCATGGATGATATTGGAATTCTTGGAATTGCTAATCTATCTCTTGATGAACCCGAGTTGGAGTCTATATTATTTTGTGATGATGGAGAAGGAAAAGGACCAA GTAATtccttttattttgtgtttgttgTCAGCCTTGATGTAGCAGTGGACGAGGAGGATGAGGACGTGAAGGATGAGTTGTAG